One window of Sphingobacteriales bacterium genomic DNA carries:
- a CDS encoding OmpA family protein produces the protein MLKQSSIAYNIAECFRMANHTEDAEKWYKKALEYSSEQSLLFKYALMLKSNGKYNQAMQLFKEYTLSNPKDRARAAKQLQACRQALEWQESPTTHKIFPINSLNSPASDYSPVIFQGNKIVFTSSRSSATGEKLYGWTGEKHADIFIAENKSGFVFSEPVPFSQVINTDFNEGAVAFSPDFKEIFFTACGSSNKMDDYCKIYASMRDENGQWSIPEPIPLFDADTINVGQPFLSSDGMELYFSADSPNGFGDKDLYRVTKGRDGFWSDPENLGPEINTEYYEGFPHIGIDGKLYFASSGHSGMGGLDIFSATRTGKKWTKPENLKSPINSAADDFAIYFEPYIKPELLDSIETIGYFTSSRKGGLGNDDIYGLILETPKDIPDSLISQIPPDKAKPDGLVYHLTVQVVEKTFSELDNPNSEVTGKIPVPDAIGEVLGLSVESRISSRLVTDSKGQFSLTLEPNTDYKITAFKNSYFKQSDEITTKNLPETSDLDTIYMYAELMLDKIYRQKEIVLENIYYDLDKYEIRADAQPTLNQLAVLLKENPAIKIQLGSHTDSRGSDRYNETLSQNRAEAAVSYLVQQGVDSRRLLAKGFGETRLVNECSNGVSCTEEQHQQNRRTTFQVISENFSAPDIDFNR, from the coding sequence GTGTTAAAACAGTCCTCAATAGCCTATAATATAGCCGAGTGTTTCAGGATGGCAAATCATACTGAAGATGCTGAGAAATGGTATAAAAAAGCGCTTGAATATAGTAGCGAGCAATCTTTGTTATTCAAGTATGCACTAATGCTAAAAAGCAACGGAAAATATAATCAGGCTATGCAGTTGTTTAAAGAATATACACTCAGCAACCCAAAGGACAGGGCAAGAGCTGCGAAACAACTCCAGGCTTGCCGGCAGGCATTGGAATGGCAAGAATCACCAACTACACATAAAATTTTTCCAATTAACAGTTTAAATTCTCCTGCGTCTGATTATTCACCTGTTATTTTTCAGGGAAATAAAATAGTATTTACCTCTTCAAGAAGTAGTGCCACCGGAGAAAAACTTTACGGTTGGACCGGTGAAAAACATGCTGATATATTTATTGCAGAAAATAAAAGCGGGTTTGTATTTTCAGAACCTGTTCCATTTAGTCAGGTTATCAATACAGATTTTAATGAAGGAGCGGTTGCTTTTAGCCCTGATTTTAAAGAGATATTTTTCACTGCTTGTGGAAGTTCAAATAAAATGGACGATTATTGTAAAATATATGCAAGCATGAGAGATGAGAATGGTCAATGGTCAATACCGGAGCCAATACCTTTGTTTGATGCAGATACAATCAATGTAGGTCAGCCTTTTTTAAGTTCAGATGGCATGGAATTGTATTTTTCGGCAGACAGCCCTAATGGTTTTGGTGACAAAGATTTATATCGCGTTACAAAAGGCAGGGATGGATTTTGGAGTGATCCTGAAAATCTGGGGCCGGAGATAAACACAGAATATTACGAGGGCTTTCCTCATATTGGAATTGACGGCAAACTTTATTTTGCTTCATCCGGTCATAGTGGAATGGGGGGATTAGATATATTTAGTGCTACCCGAACCGGAAAGAAATGGACAAAACCTGAGAATTTAAAATCACCCATCAACTCTGCAGCCGATGATTTTGCAATTTATTTTGAACCTTATATCAAGCCGGAACTATTAGATTCTATTGAAACAATAGGATATTTCACCTCTTCGAGAAAAGGTGGATTGGGGAACGACGATATTTATGGACTAATTCTTGAAACTCCGAAGGACATACCTGATTCTTTGATTTCACAAATACCTCCTGACAAAGCTAAACCGGATGGGCTTGTTTACCACTTAACTGTTCAGGTTGTAGAAAAAACTTTTTCCGAATTAGATAATCCCAATAGTGAAGTTACAGGTAAAATACCGGTACCGGATGCAATTGGTGAAGTGTTAGGATTGAGTGTGGAGAGCCGCATATCCAGCCGATTAGTAACTGATTCGAAAGGACAATTCAGTTTGACTTTAGAACCCAATACTGATTACAAAATAACTGCTTTTAAAAACAGCTATTTTAAACAATCTGATGAGATAACTACCAAAAATCTGCCAGAAACTTCAGATTTAGATACCATTTATATGTATGCTGAGTTAATGCTGGATAAAATCTACCGCCAAAAAGAAATTGTTCTTGAGAACATATATTATGATTTAGACAAGTACGAAATTCGTGCCGATGCTCAACCGACATTAAATCAACTGGCTGTTTTGCTGAAAGAAAATCCAGCTATTAAAATTCAGTTGGGCTCACATACCGACTCAAGGGGCTCTGACCGGTATAACGAAACCTTATCACAAAACAGGGCAGAAGCAGCAGTTTCTTACCTTGTTCAGCAAGGAGTTGACAGCAGGAGGTTGCTGGCAAAAGGATTTGGTGAAACCCGATTAGTGAATGAATGTTCTAACGGAGTATCTTGTACTGAAGAACAGCATCAACAAAACAGACGGACGACTTTTCAGGTGATTTCAGAGAATTTTTCAGCGCCTGATATAGATTTCAACAGATAA
- a CDS encoding pyruvate dehydrogenase complex E1 component subunit beta, giving the protein MREVRLREAIREAMSEEMRHDERVFLMGEEVAEYDGAYKVSQGMLAEFGEKRIIDTPITELGFAGIGVGAAINGLRPIVEFMTWNFAVLAFDQIVNSAAKILSMSAGQFSCPIVFRGPTGSAGQLGAQHSQTFESWMGNVPGLKVVSISNPYDAKGLLKSAIRDNDPVLFMESEVMYGDIGHVPDEEYLIPIGKADVKRAGTDVTLVSYNKMVKVALAAAEELAKNNISAEVIDLRTIRPMDYQTLVESLKKTNRMIVVEEAWPFASVATEIAYSMQRFAFDYLDAPIIRISGTDTPVPYAPNLVSGFIPNPEKVIRAVNEVLYINK; this is encoded by the coding sequence ATGAGAGAGGTAAGATTGAGAGAAGCAATTCGGGAAGCGATGTCTGAAGAAATGCGCCACGACGAGCGGGTATTTTTAATGGGAGAAGAAGTGGCTGAATATGATGGAGCTTATAAAGTAAGTCAGGGAATGTTGGCTGAATTTGGAGAAAAAAGAATAATAGATACGCCTATCACTGAACTTGGATTTGCAGGAATCGGAGTTGGTGCCGCTATAAACGGGTTAAGACCCATTGTAGAATTTATGACCTGGAATTTTGCGGTTCTGGCTTTTGATCAAATAGTAAATTCTGCTGCAAAAATATTGTCTATGTCTGCCGGACAATTTTCTTGTCCTATAGTTTTCAGAGGGCCTACAGGTTCTGCCGGACAATTAGGTGCTCAACATTCTCAGACCTTTGAAAGTTGGATGGGCAATGTTCCCGGGTTAAAAGTTGTCTCCATATCGAATCCCTATGACGCAAAAGGGCTGCTAAAATCTGCAATCCGGGACAATGACCCTGTTTTGTTTATGGAATCTGAAGTGATGTATGGAGATATCGGGCATGTACCGGATGAGGAATATCTGATTCCAATCGGAAAAGCGGATGTTAAACGAGCAGGGACCGACGTAACCTTGGTTTCTTATAATAAAATGGTGAAAGTTGCTCTTGCTGCTGCTGAAGAATTAGCCAAAAATAATATCAGTGCAGAAGTAATTGACTTACGCACAATACGGCCAATGGATTATCAGACATTAGTCGAGTCGCTTAAAAAAACAAACAGAATGATTGTTGTTGAAGAGGCCTGGCCGTTTGCTTCAGTTGCAACCGAAATTGCTTACAGTATGCAACGATTTGCTTTTGATTATTTAGATGCTCCCATCATCAGAATCAGTGGAACAGATACTCCTGTTCCTTATGCACCCAATTTAGTTTCCGGTTTTATTCCAAATCCGGAAAAAGTAATTCGTGCAGTCAATGAAGTCTTATACATCAACAAATAA
- a CDS encoding TraB/GumN family protein produces the protein MNLKWLLFYSLILISELFYGQNYNTLHWRIEGNELTKPSYLYGTMHSKDSRMHNLGDSVMVSLQSCEAVALEIATNNMGIRDFFGAMKQMYMRDTTLKDLYPPETYQLVKKAVSKKMGILGVLYNVDKIKPMFLASLLGELDEENDEVNRERFLLDMYFQDYGVKNNKSIISIESVEEQMAAIDQMPLTVQAEMLLEQVNNIGKEDSSMDFMIQKYLEQDLDALFSFYKNEQDTDTDSFDKAIVVNRNNIMAERMDSFMKIKPTFTAVGALHLPGEEGIISLLRKKGYTVSPVYSSNKVYRAIETKAEPQESEADLSMYNHPFILLDAAEAGFQILVPDSAEIEWMEDDLIMYSYNDTRNELLYNIAYTALNDSSVVENETFYKEIALRLAKSKGAEIEYQELIQVLDFEAQEGQLKMGETLPNVYMRYLMVRTSTDFYLLSVTGDKTKIMEPEVNTFFDSFMILP, from the coding sequence ATGAACTTAAAGTGGTTACTTTTTTATAGCTTGATATTAATTTCAGAATTGTTTTATGGGCAGAATTACAACACCCTGCATTGGAGAATAGAAGGTAATGAGTTGACAAAACCTTCTTATTTATATGGAACCATGCATTCTAAAGATTCGAGAATGCACAATTTAGGAGACTCCGTAATGGTTTCACTTCAAAGTTGTGAAGCCGTGGCTTTAGAGATTGCTACAAACAATATGGGTATCCGTGATTTTTTTGGTGCCATGAAGCAAATGTATATGCGCGATACCACCCTGAAAGATTTATATCCACCCGAAACCTATCAGTTGGTAAAGAAGGCAGTTTCCAAAAAGATGGGCATATTGGGAGTGTTGTATAATGTTGATAAAATCAAGCCCATGTTTTTGGCTTCATTACTTGGTGAATTGGATGAGGAGAATGATGAGGTTAACCGGGAAAGATTTTTACTGGATATGTATTTTCAGGATTATGGCGTTAAAAACAATAAATCCATCATTAGCATAGAAAGTGTTGAAGAGCAGATGGCTGCAATTGATCAAATGCCTTTAACCGTTCAGGCAGAGATGTTGCTTGAACAGGTCAACAATATTGGCAAGGAAGATTCTTCCATGGATTTCATGATACAAAAATATCTTGAGCAGGATTTGGATGCTTTATTTTCGTTTTATAAAAATGAACAGGATACTGATACTGATTCTTTTGACAAAGCGATTGTGGTAAACCGAAACAACATTATGGCCGAACGAATGGATAGCTTCATGAAAATCAAACCCACTTTTACTGCTGTTGGTGCGCTTCATCTTCCCGGAGAAGAGGGAATAATTAGCTTGTTGAGAAAAAAGGGATATACCGTTTCTCCGGTCTATTCATCCAATAAGGTTTATAGGGCCATTGAAACTAAAGCAGAGCCACAGGAATCTGAAGCAGATTTAAGCATGTATAATCATCCTTTTATTTTATTAGATGCTGCAGAAGCGGGATTTCAAATATTAGTACCGGATTCTGCGGAAATTGAGTGGATGGAGGATGATTTAATCATGTATTCCTATAACGACACAAGGAATGAACTTTTATACAATATCGCTTATACTGCATTAAATGATAGTTCGGTAGTTGAAAATGAAACATTTTACAAAGAAATTGCCTTGCGGCTTGCAAAATCTAAAGGTGCTGAAATAGAGTATCAGGAATTGATACAAGTATTAGATTTTGAGGCACAGGAAGGGCAGTTAAAAATGGGAGAAACACTCCCCAATGTATATATGCGTTATTTAATGGTCAGAACAAGTACCGATTTTTATCTCCTTAGTGTAACAGGAGATAAAACAAAAATCATGGAGCCCGAAGTGAATACTTTTTTTGATTCCTTTATGATCTTGCCCTGA